The Anolis carolinensis isolate JA03-04 chromosome 1, rAnoCar3.1.pri, whole genome shotgun sequence genome window below encodes:
- the bdnf gene encoding brain-derived neurotrophic factor isoform X5, which produces MFHQVKRVMTILFLTMVISYFSCMKAAPMKEVSLRGQGSLAYPGLRTQGNLENLGGPNDATRGLTSLADTFEHVIEELLDEQQPVQPSKENKDADLYSSRVMLSSQVPLEPPLLFLLEEYKNYLDAANMSMRVRRHSDPARRGELSVCDSTSEWVTAAEKKTAVDMSGATVTVLEKVPVPKGQLKQYFYETKCNSKGYTKEGCRGIDKRYWNSQCRTTQSYVRALTMDNKKRVGWRFIRIDTSCVCTLTIKRGR; this is translated from the coding sequence TTCCACCAAGTGAAAAGAGTGATGACCATCCTTTTCCTTACTATGGTTATTTCATACTTCAGTTGCATGAAAGCTGCCCCAATGAAAGAAGTTAGCCTCAGAGGACAAGGCAGCTTGGCTTATCCTGGTCTTCGGACACAGGGAAACTTGGAGAACCTAGGTGGGCCTAATGACGCCACACGGGGATTGACATCTTTGGCAGACACTTTTGAACATGTCATAGAGGAGCTCCTGGATGAGCAGCAGCCTGTCCAGCCCAGCAAGGAAAACAAGGATGCAGATTTGTACTCGTCTCGGGTTATGCTCAGCAGTCAAGTGCCTTTGGAGCCTCCACTGCTCTTTCTGCTTGAGGAGTATAAAAATTACTTGGATGCTGCAAACATGTCCATGAGGGTCCGGCGTCACTCTGACCCTGCTCGCCGTGGAGAGCTGAGTGTGTGTGACAGTACAAGTGAATGGGTGACAGCAGCTGAGAAAAAGACTGCGGTGGACATGTCAGGGGCAACGGTTACTGTTCTGGAAAAAGTACCTGTACCCAAAGGCCAACTGAAGCAATATTTTTATGAGACCAAATGCAACTCAAAGGGTTACACGAAAGAGGGCTGCAGGGGCATAGACAAGAGGTACTGGAATTCCCAGTGCCGAACTACCCAGTCTTACGTGCGAGCTCTCACCATGGATAACAAAAAGAGAGTTGGATGGCGGTTTATAAGAATAGACACTTCCTGTGTGTGTACACTGACCATAAAAAGGGGAAGATAG
- the bdnf gene encoding brain-derived neurotrophic factor isoform X4, whose protein sequence is MHNLNQFQFHQVKRVMTILFLTMVISYFSCMKAAPMKEVSLRGQGSLAYPGLRTQGNLENLGGPNDATRGLTSLADTFEHVIEELLDEQQPVQPSKENKDADLYSSRVMLSSQVPLEPPLLFLLEEYKNYLDAANMSMRVRRHSDPARRGELSVCDSTSEWVTAAEKKTAVDMSGATVTVLEKVPVPKGQLKQYFYETKCNSKGYTKEGCRGIDKRYWNSQCRTTQSYVRALTMDNKKRVGWRFIRIDTSCVCTLTIKRGR, encoded by the coding sequence TTCCACCAAGTGAAAAGAGTGATGACCATCCTTTTCCTTACTATGGTTATTTCATACTTCAGTTGCATGAAAGCTGCCCCAATGAAAGAAGTTAGCCTCAGAGGACAAGGCAGCTTGGCTTATCCTGGTCTTCGGACACAGGGAAACTTGGAGAACCTAGGTGGGCCTAATGACGCCACACGGGGATTGACATCTTTGGCAGACACTTTTGAACATGTCATAGAGGAGCTCCTGGATGAGCAGCAGCCTGTCCAGCCCAGCAAGGAAAACAAGGATGCAGATTTGTACTCGTCTCGGGTTATGCTCAGCAGTCAAGTGCCTTTGGAGCCTCCACTGCTCTTTCTGCTTGAGGAGTATAAAAATTACTTGGATGCTGCAAACATGTCCATGAGGGTCCGGCGTCACTCTGACCCTGCTCGCCGTGGAGAGCTGAGTGTGTGTGACAGTACAAGTGAATGGGTGACAGCAGCTGAGAAAAAGACTGCGGTGGACATGTCAGGGGCAACGGTTACTGTTCTGGAAAAAGTACCTGTACCCAAAGGCCAACTGAAGCAATATTTTTATGAGACCAAATGCAACTCAAAGGGTTACACGAAAGAGGGCTGCAGGGGCATAGACAAGAGGTACTGGAATTCCCAGTGCCGAACTACCCAGTCTTACGTGCGAGCTCTCACCATGGATAACAAAAAGAGAGTTGGATGGCGGTTTATAAGAATAGACACTTCCTGTGTGTGTACACTGACCATAAAAAGGGGAAGATAG
- the bdnf gene encoding brain-derived neurotrophic factor isoform X6, with the protein MTILFLTMVISYFSCMKAAPMKEVSLRGQGSLAYPGLRTQGNLENLGGPNDATRGLTSLADTFEHVIEELLDEQQPVQPSKENKDADLYSSRVMLSSQVPLEPPLLFLLEEYKNYLDAANMSMRVRRHSDPARRGELSVCDSTSEWVTAAEKKTAVDMSGATVTVLEKVPVPKGQLKQYFYETKCNSKGYTKEGCRGIDKRYWNSQCRTTQSYVRALTMDNKKRVGWRFIRIDTSCVCTLTIKRGR; encoded by the coding sequence ATGACCATCCTTTTCCTTACTATGGTTATTTCATACTTCAGTTGCATGAAAGCTGCCCCAATGAAAGAAGTTAGCCTCAGAGGACAAGGCAGCTTGGCTTATCCTGGTCTTCGGACACAGGGAAACTTGGAGAACCTAGGTGGGCCTAATGACGCCACACGGGGATTGACATCTTTGGCAGACACTTTTGAACATGTCATAGAGGAGCTCCTGGATGAGCAGCAGCCTGTCCAGCCCAGCAAGGAAAACAAGGATGCAGATTTGTACTCGTCTCGGGTTATGCTCAGCAGTCAAGTGCCTTTGGAGCCTCCACTGCTCTTTCTGCTTGAGGAGTATAAAAATTACTTGGATGCTGCAAACATGTCCATGAGGGTCCGGCGTCACTCTGACCCTGCTCGCCGTGGAGAGCTGAGTGTGTGTGACAGTACAAGTGAATGGGTGACAGCAGCTGAGAAAAAGACTGCGGTGGACATGTCAGGGGCAACGGTTACTGTTCTGGAAAAAGTACCTGTACCCAAAGGCCAACTGAAGCAATATTTTTATGAGACCAAATGCAACTCAAAGGGTTACACGAAAGAGGGCTGCAGGGGCATAGACAAGAGGTACTGGAATTCCCAGTGCCGAACTACCCAGTCTTACGTGCGAGCTCTCACCATGGATAACAAAAAGAGAGTTGGATGGCGGTTTATAAGAATAGACACTTCCTGTGTGTGTACACTGACCATAAAAAGGGGAAGATAG
- the bdnf gene encoding brain-derived neurotrophic factor isoform X3 — translation MGGPWAALGRVCVRCLAEPRKRGAKFHQVKRVMTILFLTMVISYFSCMKAAPMKEVSLRGQGSLAYPGLRTQGNLENLGGPNDATRGLTSLADTFEHVIEELLDEQQPVQPSKENKDADLYSSRVMLSSQVPLEPPLLFLLEEYKNYLDAANMSMRVRRHSDPARRGELSVCDSTSEWVTAAEKKTAVDMSGATVTVLEKVPVPKGQLKQYFYETKCNSKGYTKEGCRGIDKRYWNSQCRTTQSYVRALTMDNKKRVGWRFIRIDTSCVCTLTIKRGR, via the coding sequence TTCCACCAAGTGAAAAGAGTGATGACCATCCTTTTCCTTACTATGGTTATTTCATACTTCAGTTGCATGAAAGCTGCCCCAATGAAAGAAGTTAGCCTCAGAGGACAAGGCAGCTTGGCTTATCCTGGTCTTCGGACACAGGGAAACTTGGAGAACCTAGGTGGGCCTAATGACGCCACACGGGGATTGACATCTTTGGCAGACACTTTTGAACATGTCATAGAGGAGCTCCTGGATGAGCAGCAGCCTGTCCAGCCCAGCAAGGAAAACAAGGATGCAGATTTGTACTCGTCTCGGGTTATGCTCAGCAGTCAAGTGCCTTTGGAGCCTCCACTGCTCTTTCTGCTTGAGGAGTATAAAAATTACTTGGATGCTGCAAACATGTCCATGAGGGTCCGGCGTCACTCTGACCCTGCTCGCCGTGGAGAGCTGAGTGTGTGTGACAGTACAAGTGAATGGGTGACAGCAGCTGAGAAAAAGACTGCGGTGGACATGTCAGGGGCAACGGTTACTGTTCTGGAAAAAGTACCTGTACCCAAAGGCCAACTGAAGCAATATTTTTATGAGACCAAATGCAACTCAAAGGGTTACACGAAAGAGGGCTGCAGGGGCATAGACAAGAGGTACTGGAATTCCCAGTGCCGAACTACCCAGTCTTACGTGCGAGCTCTCACCATGGATAACAAAAAGAGAGTTGGATGGCGGTTTATAAGAATAGACACTTCCTGTGTGTGTACACTGACCATAAAAAGGGGAAGATAG